A window of Sphingobacteriales bacterium genomic DNA:
AATCAAGGAAGCCGAACTCCGTGTGCTGGAAACAGCAGATAAACCTGATAAAAACGCTATTGATAAGAAGATAGACGAAATCATGACACTGAAAACCCAACTGGCTAAAGCAGGTGCCAATCACCGTCAGGAAGTCAGGGCTTTGCTCACCGATGAACAAAAAGTTTACTTTGATGCCATGCCAAGAGGAAAAGGCGGTTGCTGCGGAGGATATCATGGAGGTGGTCAGGGTGGTGGCTATCGTGGTGGCCCCGGCCCGAATCCAAATGCTCCCTTCCCACCTAAAAACTAACAACAACCTTTTATCTCGACTGAAACCGCAATACTTCGGTATTGCGGTTTTTTTTATTCAACAAAACATATCAGTCCTTTCAGGTATTCCCCTTCAGGATGATAAATGCTGACAGGATGATCAGCTGGCTGCCCCAGATGTGCCAATACCTTTATCTTTCTTCTGCTTTCAATGGCAGCAGCCCGGATGGTGTTCTCAAATAATTCACGGTCAACTGCCTGTGAGCAGGAAAAGGTAAACAAAAACCCATTTTTTCTGATTCTGCAGAAAGCTTCGGTATTCAGGCGTTTGTAGCCCATTGCTGCCTGATGTCTTGAACTCTGATGCTTGGCAAAGGCAGGAGGATCTAAAATTATTATATCATATTGGTTATCAATATTTTTGATAAAATTCATCACATCAGCGGTAATCACTTTATGCTTTTTTTCATCCAGCTTGTTTAGTCGTATGTTCTCTTCACAAAGTTTGTTGGCTGATTCTGAACTATCGACAGAATGAACCAGATTTGCTCCACCTGAAAGTGCATAAACCGAAAATCCACCCGTATATGAAAAGGCATTTAATACATTTCTACCTTGGACAAAATCTTTCAAAATCTGCCTGTTTTCTCGCTGATCAATAAAAAATCCCGTTTTCTGCCCGTTGACAATGTCCACTTTAAAATAATGCCCATATTCATTAACCTGAAGTAAATCATCCATATTGCCTTTCATCACCTTCCCGGATTTATTGGCTGATGACTCTCCTGATTTCAGATAGATGCTGAAATTTTCCAGACCAGATATTTCAGAAATCGCTTCAGCAATGACCTCTTTCTGATGATTAACACCCTCATTATGTGATTGAACAACAATCGTTTCTCCATAAACATCCAGAATCAGGCCTGAAACCCCATCCCCCTCTGCATGAAACAGGCGATAAACATCCAAAGGCTGAGTCTTTTTAAGAAACAAAGCTTTCCTGAGCTGATAAGCCTGACCGATTTTCCTTTTCCAGAAATTTTTATCAATTACCTCCTTCTCAAAAGAAATAATCCGGACGCTGATACTTCCCTTTTGATAAAAACCCAGCCCGAGAAAATCACCATTGGCAGCATATACTTCCACCATATCACCGTTTTCAATGCCTGTATCAAGCTGTCCGATGGCGCCTGAAAACACCCATGGATGCAATCGTAAAAGTGAATGCTCCTTCCCTTTTTTCAGGACAATCTTTTTATAAATGCTCATAATCTTCAATTAAAATTTCAGCCAAATTACACAAATATTCATGATTGGATGCCATTTACTCATTGTTCAAACCATTTATAACAGACAATGATTTTTTTAAAAAACAGTCCATGCAAAATAATTATCTTTACCGCCCTAAAAATTTAGTTAAAATGACAATTTTCAGGTATCTCTCATGCGTCCTGTTCAGTTTATTATTCCTATCAGGAACAGTCTTTTCTCAGCCCACTTCAAAAATCACAGAGGAACCCAAAAAAGACATCACCCTCGAAGACCTCTGGCAGTATTACATACTTTATTTCAGCGGAGGAGTTGATGATTATCAATCCATGAAAGATGGTGAATCCTATGTATTGTTTGAAGAAGGGAACCTGAATCAGTACAGTTTTAAAAGTGGGAAACTCATTAAAACCCTAGTCAGTAAAAATGAACTCGAATCAGCCGGGATTAAGGATATTTCCACGGTTTTCAACGCAAGCCTGTCAGAAGATGAAAAGAAGGTATTGATTGAGACCGGGAAAAAACCAAAATATCGCCATTCCTATTATTGCAATGTTTATGTCTGGGACATTAATGCCAAAAAACTTATTTCTGTTTCTCCACAAAAAAAAGTCCAGCTTCCTGATTTCTCACCGGATGGCAAAATGGTCAGTTTTGTTGAAGACAACAATATTTTTATTTACAACCTTGATAATCAAACTAAAACACAAGTTACCAATGATGGTGAAACAAACAAAATCATCAATGGAGCCCCCGATTGGGTATATGAAGAAGAATTCAGCTTTTCAAAGGCATATTTCTGGTCGCCCGACAGTAAAAAAATTGCATGGATCAGGTTTGACGAAAGCCGTGTTAAAGAATGGAATATGACCATATACGGCAAACTATATCCTGAAAACTATAGCTATAAATACCCCAAAGCCGGAGAAGACAATTCAGTGGTTAGTGTCAACATTTACAACATATCTGCTAAAAACATACAGCAGGCAGATTTAGGTAAGGACTCTGATATTTATATCCCCAGAATTATATGGACCAGGAATCCTGATGAATTGTGTGTGTTCAGGTTAAACAGGCTTCAGAATCAACTTGATTTCCTGATTTATCATACCTCAACCAATAAAACCGACTTACTTTTTACCGACACCGATCCTTATTATGTGGACATCACCGATAACTACTTTTTTGTATCCTCACCATCAAAACCGGGTAAGCAAACAACAGACAACCCGGAAAATCAATATTTTATTTACACTAGTGAAAAAGGCGGATATAATCAGATCTATCTTTACAGTTTTTCTTCCGGCCAGTCGAAGATGATTAGTGCTCAGCAGGTAGATGTTACAAAAATTTTTGGGGTCGATGAAACCAACAAAACAGTTTATTATCAGGCTGCAGGCAGAACAGCTACAGACAAGGAAATTTATACAGCCGGATTTGATGGCCACGTTGCGCTTTTTTACGGAGAAAAAGGCACTTCTGATGCTGCATTCAGCAAAACTTTCAACTATGCTGTGGTTGAATGGTCGGATGGTAACAACCCCTATAAAGTTTTTGTAACCGACAGCAAGGGAAAAACCATCAGGTATGTTGATAACGGAGAAGGAGCAAAATCTATCCTTTCCGGATATAATTTTCCTCAAAAGGAGTTTATTACCATTAAAACACAATCAGGGACAGAACTCAATGCCTGGATGATAAAACCACATAATTTCAGGGAAGACAAAAAATATCCGGTACTTTTTTATTGTTATGGCGGACCAGGTTCAAATACCGTAAACAATGAATGGGATTATCTCGATATCTGGCACAGAATGATGGCTTCAAAAGGATATATCGTAGTGTCTGTTGACAACCGGGGTACTGCTTTCCGTGGAGTTGAATTTAAAAAATGTACCTATAAAAAATTAGGCAAGCTGGAAGCAGAAGATCAGATTGATGCTGCCCGTTATATTGCCGGCCTCCCCTATGTTGACTCTGAAAGAATCGGAATCTGGGGCTGGAGTTTCGGGGGTTATCTCTCCCTGTTAAGTCTTTTCAAAGGAAATGATGTATTTAAAATGGCTGTGGCCGTTGCACCGGTTACTAACTGGAGATACTATGATAACATTTACACGGAAAGGTTTATGCAAAAACCTCAGGACAACCCTACAGGCTACGACCAGAATTCACCTATTAACTATGTTAAAAACCTGAAAGGAAAACTCCTCGTCATTCATGGCACCG
This region includes:
- a CDS encoding S9 family peptidase → MTIFRYLSCVLFSLLFLSGTVFSQPTSKITEEPKKDITLEDLWQYYILYFSGGVDDYQSMKDGESYVLFEEGNLNQYSFKSGKLIKTLVSKNELESAGIKDISTVFNASLSEDEKKVLIETGKKPKYRHSYYCNVYVWDINAKKLISVSPQKKVQLPDFSPDGKMVSFVEDNNIFIYNLDNQTKTQVTNDGETNKIINGAPDWVYEEEFSFSKAYFWSPDSKKIAWIRFDESRVKEWNMTIYGKLYPENYSYKYPKAGEDNSVVSVNIYNISAKNIQQADLGKDSDIYIPRIIWTRNPDELCVFRLNRLQNQLDFLIYHTSTNKTDLLFTDTDPYYVDITDNYFFVSSPSKPGKQTTDNPENQYFIYTSEKGGYNQIYLYSFSSGQSKMISAQQVDVTKIFGVDETNKTVYYQAAGRTATDKEIYTAGFDGHVALFYGEKGTSDAAFSKTFNYAVVEWSDGNNPYKVFVTDSKGKTIRYVDNGEGAKSILSGYNFPQKEFITIKTQSGTELNAWMIKPHNFREDKKYPVLFYCYGGPGSNTVNNEWDYLDIWHRMMASKGYIVVSVDNRGTAFRGVEFKKCTYKKLGKLEAEDQIDAARYIAGLPYVDSERIGIWGWSFGGYLSLLSLFKGNDVFKMAVAVAPVTNWRYYDNIYTERFMQKPQDNPTGYDQNSPINYVKNLKGKLLVIHGTADDNVHLQNTMELVNALNNANKQFDMHLYPNKNHSIYGGLTRYHLFTKITNYILSNL
- a CDS encoding class I SAM-dependent rRNA methyltransferase, translated to MYKKIVLKKGKEHSLLRLHPWVFSGAIGQLDTGIENGDMVEVYAANGDFLGLGFYQKGSISVRIISFEKEVIDKNFWKRKIGQAYQLRKALFLKKTQPLDVYRLFHAEGDGVSGLILDVYGETIVVQSHNEGVNHQKEVIAEAISEISGLENFSIYLKSGESSANKSGKVMKGNMDDLLQVNEYGHYFKVDIVNGQKTGFFIDQRENRQILKDFVQGRNVLNAFSYTGGFSVYALSGGANLVHSVDSSESANKLCEENIRLNKLDEKKHKVITADVMNFIKNIDNQYDIIILDPPAFAKHQSSRHQAAMGYKRLNTEAFCRIRKNGFLFTFSCSQAVDRELFENTIRAAAIESRRKIKVLAHLGQPADHPVSIYHPEGEYLKGLICFVE